A single genomic interval of Pseudorca crassidens isolate mPseCra1 chromosome 19, mPseCra1.hap1, whole genome shotgun sequence harbors:
- the NAT9 gene encoding alpha/beta-tubulin-N-acetyltransferase 9 isoform X4, with protein MKLNQNILLLGKKVVLVPYTPEHVPRYHEWMKSEELRRLTASEPLTLEQEYVMQHSWQEDADKCTFIVLDAEKWQAQLGTSEESCMAGDVNLFLTDLGDLTLGEIEVMIAEPSCRGQGLGTEAVLMMMSYGVTKLGLTKFEAKIGQGNEPSIRMFRKLHFEQVSVSSVFQEVTLRLTMSEPERQWLLEQTSHVEEKPYRAGASEPR; from the exons ATGAAGTTAAATCAGAACATCTTGCTGCTGGGAAAGAAGGTGGTGCTGGTACCCTACACCCCAGAGCATGTGCCTAG GTACCACGAGTGGATGAAATCAGAGGAGCTGCGGCGTTTGACAGCCTCCGAGCCGCTGACCCTGGAGCAGGAGTATGTGATGCAGCACAGCTGGCAGGAAGATGCAGACA AGTGTACCTTCATCGTGCTGGATGCAGAGAAGTGGCAGGCCCAGCTAGGCACCAGCGAGGAAAGCTGCATGGCGGGAGATGTGAACCTCTTCCTCACGGATCTAGGGGACCTCACCCTGGGGGAGATTGAGGTCATGATTGCAG AGCCCAGCTGCAGGGGCCAGGGCTTGGGCACCGAGGCCGTCCTCATGATGATGTCTTATG GAGTGACCAAGCTAGGTCTGACCAAGTTTGAGGCTAAAATTGGGCAAGGAAATGAACCGAGCATCCGGATGTTCCGAAAGCTTCACTTTGAGCAG GTGTCTGTGAGCAGTGTCTTCCAGGAGGTGACGCTCAGACTGACGATGAGTGAGCCGGAGCGGCAGTGGCTTCTCGAGCAGACCAGCCACGTGGAAGAGAAGCCCTACAGAGCTGGGGCGTCAGAGCCCCGCTGA
- the NAT9 gene encoding alpha/beta-tubulin-N-acetyltransferase 9 isoform X2, which yields MREGRPPARWESRAATMKLNQNILLLGKKVVLVPYTPEHVPRYHEWMKSEELRRLTASEPLTLEQEYVMQHSWQEDADKCTFIVLDAEKWQAQLGTSEESCMAGDVNLFLTDLGDLTLGEIEVMIAEPSCRGQGLGTEAVLMMMSYGVTKLGLTKFEAKIGQGNEPSIRMFRKLHFEQVSVSSVFQEVTLRLTMSEPERQWLLEQTSHVEEKPYRAGASEPR from the exons ATGCGGGAGGGGCGGCCGCCTGCCAGGTGGGAAAGCCGG GCTGCTACCATGAAGTTAAATCAGAACATCTTGCTGCTGGGAAAGAAGGTGGTGCTGGTACCCTACACCCCAGAGCATGTGCCTAG GTACCACGAGTGGATGAAATCAGAGGAGCTGCGGCGTTTGACAGCCTCCGAGCCGCTGACCCTGGAGCAGGAGTATGTGATGCAGCACAGCTGGCAGGAAGATGCAGACA AGTGTACCTTCATCGTGCTGGATGCAGAGAAGTGGCAGGCCCAGCTAGGCACCAGCGAGGAAAGCTGCATGGCGGGAGATGTGAACCTCTTCCTCACGGATCTAGGGGACCTCACCCTGGGGGAGATTGAGGTCATGATTGCAG AGCCCAGCTGCAGGGGCCAGGGCTTGGGCACCGAGGCCGTCCTCATGATGATGTCTTATG GAGTGACCAAGCTAGGTCTGACCAAGTTTGAGGCTAAAATTGGGCAAGGAAATGAACCGAGCATCCGGATGTTCCGAAAGCTTCACTTTGAGCAG GTGTCTGTGAGCAGTGTCTTCCAGGAGGTGACGCTCAGACTGACGATGAGTGAGCCGGAGCGGCAGTGGCTTCTCGAGCAGACCAGCCACGTGGAAGAGAAGCCCTACAGAGCTGGGGCGTCAGAGCCCCGCTGA
- the NAT9 gene encoding alpha/beta-tubulin-N-acetyltransferase 9 isoform X5 encodes MKSEELRRLTASEPLTLEQEYVMQHSWQEDADKCTFIVLDAEKWQAQLGTSEESCMAGDVNLFLTDLGDLTLGEIEVMIAEPSCRGQGLGTEAVLMMMSYGVTKLGLTKFEAKIGQGNEPSIRMFRKLHFEQVSVSSVFQEVTLRLTMSEPERQWLLEQTSHVEEKPYRAGASEPR; translated from the exons ATGAAATCAGAGGAGCTGCGGCGTTTGACAGCCTCCGAGCCGCTGACCCTGGAGCAGGAGTATGTGATGCAGCACAGCTGGCAGGAAGATGCAGACA AGTGTACCTTCATCGTGCTGGATGCAGAGAAGTGGCAGGCCCAGCTAGGCACCAGCGAGGAAAGCTGCATGGCGGGAGATGTGAACCTCTTCCTCACGGATCTAGGGGACCTCACCCTGGGGGAGATTGAGGTCATGATTGCAG AGCCCAGCTGCAGGGGCCAGGGCTTGGGCACCGAGGCCGTCCTCATGATGATGTCTTATG GAGTGACCAAGCTAGGTCTGACCAAGTTTGAGGCTAAAATTGGGCAAGGAAATGAACCGAGCATCCGGATGTTCCGAAAGCTTCACTTTGAGCAG GTGTCTGTGAGCAGTGTCTTCCAGGAGGTGACGCTCAGACTGACGATGAGTGAGCCGGAGCGGCAGTGGCTTCTCGAGCAGACCAGCCACGTGGAAGAGAAGCCCTACAGAGCTGGGGCGTCAGAGCCCCGCTGA
- the NAT9 gene encoding alpha/beta-tubulin-N-acetyltransferase 9 isoform X1, whose product MREGRPPARWESRAATMKLNQNILLLGKKVVLVPYTPEHVPRPTLRPCRYHEWMKSEELRRLTASEPLTLEQEYVMQHSWQEDADKCTFIVLDAEKWQAQLGTSEESCMAGDVNLFLTDLGDLTLGEIEVMIAEPSCRGQGLGTEAVLMMMSYGVTKLGLTKFEAKIGQGNEPSIRMFRKLHFEQVSVSSVFQEVTLRLTMSEPERQWLLEQTSHVEEKPYRAGASEPR is encoded by the exons ATGCGGGAGGGGCGGCCGCCTGCCAGGTGGGAAAGCCGG GCTGCTACCATGAAGTTAAATCAGAACATCTTGCTGCTGGGAAAGAAGGTGGTGCTGGTACCCTACACCCCAGAGCATGTGCCTAG GCCGACCCTCCGTCCCTGCAGGTACCACGAGTGGATGAAATCAGAGGAGCTGCGGCGTTTGACAGCCTCCGAGCCGCTGACCCTGGAGCAGGAGTATGTGATGCAGCACAGCTGGCAGGAAGATGCAGACA AGTGTACCTTCATCGTGCTGGATGCAGAGAAGTGGCAGGCCCAGCTAGGCACCAGCGAGGAAAGCTGCATGGCGGGAGATGTGAACCTCTTCCTCACGGATCTAGGGGACCTCACCCTGGGGGAGATTGAGGTCATGATTGCAG AGCCCAGCTGCAGGGGCCAGGGCTTGGGCACCGAGGCCGTCCTCATGATGATGTCTTATG GAGTGACCAAGCTAGGTCTGACCAAGTTTGAGGCTAAAATTGGGCAAGGAAATGAACCGAGCATCCGGATGTTCCGAAAGCTTCACTTTGAGCAG GTGTCTGTGAGCAGTGTCTTCCAGGAGGTGACGCTCAGACTGACGATGAGTGAGCCGGAGCGGCAGTGGCTTCTCGAGCAGACCAGCCACGTGGAAGAGAAGCCCTACAGAGCTGGGGCGTCAGAGCCCCGCTGA
- the NAT9 gene encoding alpha/beta-tubulin-N-acetyltransferase 9 isoform X3, which translates to MKLNQNILLLGKKVVLVPYTPEHVPRPTLRPCRYHEWMKSEELRRLTASEPLTLEQEYVMQHSWQEDADKCTFIVLDAEKWQAQLGTSEESCMAGDVNLFLTDLGDLTLGEIEVMIAEPSCRGQGLGTEAVLMMMSYGVTKLGLTKFEAKIGQGNEPSIRMFRKLHFEQVSVSSVFQEVTLRLTMSEPERQWLLEQTSHVEEKPYRAGASEPR; encoded by the exons ATGAAGTTAAATCAGAACATCTTGCTGCTGGGAAAGAAGGTGGTGCTGGTACCCTACACCCCAGAGCATGTGCCTAG GCCGACCCTCCGTCCCTGCAGGTACCACGAGTGGATGAAATCAGAGGAGCTGCGGCGTTTGACAGCCTCCGAGCCGCTGACCCTGGAGCAGGAGTATGTGATGCAGCACAGCTGGCAGGAAGATGCAGACA AGTGTACCTTCATCGTGCTGGATGCAGAGAAGTGGCAGGCCCAGCTAGGCACCAGCGAGGAAAGCTGCATGGCGGGAGATGTGAACCTCTTCCTCACGGATCTAGGGGACCTCACCCTGGGGGAGATTGAGGTCATGATTGCAG AGCCCAGCTGCAGGGGCCAGGGCTTGGGCACCGAGGCCGTCCTCATGATGATGTCTTATG GAGTGACCAAGCTAGGTCTGACCAAGTTTGAGGCTAAAATTGGGCAAGGAAATGAACCGAGCATCCGGATGTTCCGAAAGCTTCACTTTGAGCAG GTGTCTGTGAGCAGTGTCTTCCAGGAGGTGACGCTCAGACTGACGATGAGTGAGCCGGAGCGGCAGTGGCTTCTCGAGCAGACCAGCCACGTGGAAGAGAAGCCCTACAGAGCTGGGGCGTCAGAGCCCCGCTGA